One stretch of Podospora bellae-mahoneyi strain CBS 112042 chromosome 2, whole genome shotgun sequence DNA includes these proteins:
- a CDS encoding hypothetical protein (COG:I; EggNog:ENOG503NZXQ) produces the protein MAETTNPRAELPVDVFSIIERTCSVFSLLGSVLVIGTFCASKAFHKPINRLVFYASFGNLMTNAATLMARSFIANPRSAGCQFQGFLIQMFMPADTFWTLAMAVNVYLTFYFKFDGTRLRKMEIPYLLCCYGIPFIVALTFIFIETPEKGKMYGNATLWCWVSPRWDIFRIATFYGPIWIVILITFFIYIRAGREIYKKHKQLRNFSTSHHDHEPITEDPFSSVKTTEVSVTSEVIDKSLATLGIVQSGNEQPKAPNAAYSVHISSNKRAPERDSYGDIPPTTQTNITIDPPTRNATAGANPLRRRAAYEANNATWSYTKCSILFFTAMLVTWIPSSANRVYSVVHREQASLPLEYMSAFVLPLQGFWNAIIYVVTSWRACQLLWEDTKAWFGHKDQHSHGDGSFQMMSSGRNAFKNSDKTYETESMTELAGSASHAEDRSPIEPPSNTLGRD, from the exons ATGGCCGAAACAACCAATCCCCGGGCCGAGCTCCCGGTAGATGTGTTCAGCATCATTGAGCGCACCTGTTCCGTCTTTTCCCTCCTCGGCTCAGTCCTTGTGATTGGCACCTTTTGCGCCTCCAAAGCGTTCCATAAACCCATCAACCGTCTAGTATTCTATGCCTCGTTTGGCAATCTCATGACCAATGCTGCCACGTTGATGGCTCGGTCCTTCATCGCGAATCCAAGATCGGCTGGCTGCCAATTCCAGGGATTTCTTATTCAAAT GTTTATGCCCGCTGATACATTTTGGACATTGGCCATGGCGGTCAATGTGTATTTGACCTTTTATTTCAAGTTTGATGGAACTCGGTTACGAAAGATGGAAATCCCCTATCTTCTTTGCTGCTATGGGATTCCCTTCATCGTCGCCCTCACCTTCATCTTCATTGAGACCCCGGAAAAAGGCAAGATGTATGGGAACGCAACGCTGTGGTGCTGGGTGAGCCCTAGGTGGGACATCTTCCGCATTGCGACGTTCTACGGACCGATCTG GATTGTTATTCTCATCACCTTTTTCATTTACATCCGCGCCGGCCGCGAAATCTACAAGAAACACAAGCAACTCCGTAACTTTAGCACCAGTCACCACGACCACGAGCCGATCACAGAGGACCCCTTCAGCTCGGTCAAGACCACCGAGGTTTCGGTTACCTCTGAAGTCATTGACAAAAGTCTTGCAACCTTGGGCATCGTACAAAGCGGAAACGAACAACCGAAAGCACCGAATGCTGCCTACTCAGTTCACATATCATCTAACAAGCGAGCTCCCGAGCGGGACTCTTATGGCGATATACCGCCGACCACACAAACCAACATCACAATCGATCCTCCGACACGCAACGCCACCGCTGGGGCTAACCCGCTCCGCCGTCGAGCTGCCTATGAAGCCAACAATGCGACCTGGTCCTACACAAAGTGCTCCATCCTATTTTTCACCGCCATGCTTGTTACATGGATTCCTTCTAGCGCCAACCGCGTGTATTCTGTCGTCCATAGGGAACAAGCGTCGCTTCCACTTGAATACATGTCCGCCTTTGTGCTTCCTCTCCAAGGTTTTTGGAACGCCATCATCTACGTCGTCACATCGTGGAGAGCGTGTCAACTGCTGTGGGAGGATACCAAGGCCTGGTTTGGACACAAGGATCAGCATTCCCACGGCGATGGTTCCTTCCAGATGATGAGCAGCGGACGGAACGCATTCAAGAACAGCGACAAGACGTACGAGACAGAAAGCATGACGGAGTTGGCGGGGTCGGCATCACACGCCGAGGATCGGTCTCCCATTGAGCCACCTTCAAATACGCTGGGTCGAGATTGA